From a region of the Streptomyces venezuelae genome:
- a CDS encoding peptidase C39 family protein: MTEPTPRRSVLVAALAVATAATAATVSGGSASAAPATPPTPPAPRTPSRTVDNRFWYSYGHWLAGTHQGTTAVGGTRPGLEIATAVGRTEYADPHTGRKSTWEYATWTSPVHRSSVPATEAIASWNAHTPAGTWIQTELRGTYTDGTATPWYVMGRWASGDADIRRTSVDGQSDGRSTVWTDTLALDAPAAAAGLRIAAWQLRLTLHRRPGAERGPTVRLAGAMVSDVPDRFTVPASVPSRTAHELKVPRYSQEVHAGRYPEYDNGGEAWCSPTSSQMIIEYWGGKAAPSALTWVDPKYSDPQICHAARSTYDAAYKGCGNWPFNAAYAATYPGLAGVVTRLTSLTDLETLVRSGIPAITSQSFRPDELTGAGYGTAGHLMTVIGFTAAGDVIANDPNSRDNPAVRRVYQRAEWENIWLRTKRVGASGKVTSGSGGICYLYAPARMSRAQYQALRSVGVL, encoded by the coding sequence ATGACCGAACCCACGCCGCGCAGGTCCGTACTCGTCGCGGCGCTCGCGGTCGCCACCGCGGCCACCGCCGCCACCGTCTCCGGCGGCAGCGCCTCGGCGGCCCCTGCGACCCCTCCCACCCCTCCCGCCCCGCGAACCCCCTCCCGCACCGTCGACAACCGCTTCTGGTATTCCTACGGCCACTGGCTCGCCGGCACCCACCAGGGCACCACCGCCGTCGGCGGCACCCGCCCCGGCCTGGAGATCGCCACGGCCGTCGGCCGCACCGAGTACGCCGACCCGCACACCGGCCGCAAGAGCACCTGGGAGTACGCCACCTGGACCTCCCCCGTGCACCGCTCCAGCGTGCCCGCCACCGAGGCCATCGCCTCCTGGAACGCCCACACCCCGGCCGGGACCTGGATCCAGACCGAACTGCGCGGCACCTACACCGACGGCACCGCCACCCCCTGGTACGTGATGGGCCGCTGGGCCTCCGGAGACGCGGACATCCGCCGCACCTCGGTCGACGGCCAGAGCGACGGCAGGTCCACCGTCTGGACCGACACCCTGGCCCTCGACGCCCCGGCCGCGGCCGCCGGCCTGCGGATCGCGGCCTGGCAGCTGCGCCTCACCCTCCACCGCAGGCCCGGCGCCGAGCGGGGGCCCACCGTACGGCTCGCGGGCGCCATGGTCTCCGACGTCCCGGACCGCTTCACCGTCCCGGCCTCCGTCCCCTCCCGTACGGCCCACGAGCTGAAGGTCCCGCGCTACTCGCAGGAGGTCCACGCGGGCCGCTACCCCGAGTACGACAACGGCGGCGAGGCCTGGTGCAGCCCCACCTCCTCGCAGATGATCATCGAGTACTGGGGTGGCAAGGCCGCACCCTCCGCCCTGACCTGGGTCGACCCGAAGTACTCGGACCCGCAGATCTGCCACGCGGCCCGCTCCACCTACGACGCCGCCTACAAGGGCTGCGGCAACTGGCCCTTCAACGCCGCGTACGCCGCCACCTACCCCGGGCTGGCCGGAGTCGTCACCCGCCTCACCTCCCTGACCGACCTGGAAACCCTGGTCCGTTCCGGCATCCCGGCCATCACCTCCCAGTCCTTCCGCCCCGACGAGCTCACGGGCGCGGGCTACGGCACCGCTGGCCACCTGATGACCGTCATCGGCTTCACCGCCGCCGGGGACGTGATCGCGAACGACCCCAACTCGCGGGACAACCCCGCCGTGCGCCGTGTCTACCAGCGCGCCGAGTGGGAGAACATCTGGCTGCGCACCAAGCGCGTGGGGGCCTCCGGCAAGGTCACCTCGGGCTCCGGCGGCATCTGCTACCTCTACGCGCCGGCCCGCATGAGCCGGGCGCAGTACCAGGCACTGAGGTCGGTGGGAGTGCTGTGA